GCCCTCGGGCAGGAGCGCGACGCAGCCCTCGGCCACGACGGCGACCCCGGGCCCCGGGAGGTAGCGAGGGACGATCATCGCGACCCGCCCTCGTCCCCGCGCGGGACCGTGCTGCCGTGCAGCTCCTCGTCCCACGCCGCGCCGTCGGGCCCGTGCAGCGGCCTCCGGTCGGCGTCCTCGACCCGGCCGCGCGTGATCGTCGCGTCCTCGGCGGGCAGGCCGCCCGCGAGCGCGACGACGTCGACGACGACGACCGTCACGTTGTCCCGGCCGCCGCTCTCGACCGCAGCGCCGACGAGCCAGTCCGCAGCGACCTGCGGGTCGTCGAACGAGCGCAGGCCGTGCTCGATCGTCGCGTCCGTCAGCTCCGTCGTCAGGCCGTCCGAGCACAGCAGGAAACGGTCCGCCGTCGAGACGGGCAGGAGCCAGTAGTCCGGCTCCGGCATGGACCCGGTGCCGACGGCGCGCGTGATGACGTGCCGCTCCGGGTGGTTGCGCGCCGTCTGGCTGTCGATCTCACCCGAGTCGAGCAGCTCCTGCACGACCGAGTGGTCGACCGAGATCTGCTCGAGGCCTCCCTCGCCGAGGCGGTACACGCGCGAGTCGCCGACGTTGAAGACGAGCCAGTACTCGCCGTCGTCGATCACCGTCAGGGCCGCCCCCGCGACGGTCGTCCCGCCCGTGCGGTCGCCGAGCGCCTCACGCATGCGACCCGCCGCACGCATGATCGCCTCGTGGACCTGCTCGGTCGTCGCGTACTCGTGACCGATGAGCGCCGTGAACTCGTCGACCACGACACGGCTCGCGACGTTGCCCGCGTCGTGACCGCCCATGCCGTCAGCGACGAGGAACACCGGCGGGTAGGCCAGCAGCGAGTCCTCGTTGATCGACCGGACGAGCCCTTGGTCGGTCGCGGAGCCCCAGAGTGTGCGCACGGATCCCCCGGCTCAGTCGTTGCGGTGGACGAAGGACGCGGAGTAGTCACCGAACGTCACGGTCGCCCCCTCGGGCAGCCGGACGACCTGGTGCTCCGCGCAGATGATCTGCTGCCCGTCGACGAGCGTCACGACGGTGCCGTTCGTCGACCCGCGGTCGACGACCCACACGCCGTCCGCGTCGACCCCGACGAGCAGGTGGGTCTTGGAGACCGACCGGCCCGGGTCCTGGACGCGGACGAGCTCGCCGATGCTCTCGTCGGACGCGGGCGCAGGGTTGCGACCGATGAGCACCGTGTCGGTGATCGTCAGCTCGGTCCCGTCCGAGATCCGCAGGAGGGCCGACGGCGGGATGTGCGCCGAGGTCTCGCGCTTGCGCGGCGGGTCCGTGCGCAGGCGGGTCATCTCCGTCTCGTCGTCGAGCTCCTCGATCGGCCCCGTCGCGGCGTGCGCGAGGACGGGCGCGACAGGCGCGGGCTGGGCCTGCACCGGCCGGGAGGGCTCGTCAGGCCGGAGCACGAGTGCAGGTGCCGACGGCGCAGGACGCGCCGCTGCCTGCCCGAACTGCGGCACAGCCGTGATGACGCCCGACGCGTCAGCCTGGGGCACGACGGCGGTCGGTGCGGTCGACGCGCTCGCGCCCGAGCCGAGCGGGGCGTTGCCGTACGGGGCGCTCGGCTGCGCCGGCGCGGTCGGAGCGTGGGCGGGCTGGGCCGGGACGGGCGGGGCGGCGGGCACCGGGTGCTGCGCGTGGGCGACGGGCCCCGGGGGCGGGGGCACGACCGGGCTCGGGACCACGGGCACGGGGTTCGACCCTGCGGGAGGCGGCGGCACGGGGCTGGGCTGCTGAGCCAGGCCGGGCTGCGGCACCGGGCTGGGCTGCGGGACGGGGGCAGCCTGCGCGGCGGGGACAGGCGGGGCGACCGGCGGCTGCGGGACGGGCGGCACCGGGTGCGCGGGGACGACGCGCTGCGCCGCCGTCGCGGCGTCCGGCTCGCCGAGGTACGCGGGCAGGGGCGGGACGCCGCTGCGAGCCGCGGGCGGCGCCGGCACCGGGGCCTGCGCCGCCGCCGGCTGGGGCACGGGGGCCGCCGGCACCGGGCCCGGTGCTGCCGGCGACGGGGCGGGAGCGCTCGGTGCGCCCGGCACCGCGAACGGGACCGCGCTCGTCGGGGCCGGGTCGACGGTCCCGCGCGCGACGCGCTCGGCACGTCGGCCCGGCTCGTCCGCAGGGGCCTCGGTCACGGCCGAGCTCGCGGCGCGGTCGTGCCAGCCGCGGAGCCTGCCCGAGGAGTCGAAGAGAGGCGAGAGATAGCCGACGACGACAGCGCCCGTCGCCGCGAGCACGACCTGGCGCAGGAGGTACCGACCCATGCCGATCGGCTGCGCCGTCAGCTCGTCGAGCACCCGGATACCCAGGAGGCGCTTGCCGATCGTGTACCCGCGGGTGCCGGCGAGCCGCCACTGCACAAGGCCGAGCAGGAGCGCGAGGAACAGGCCCAGCCCGACGGTCGCCGGAGGGGCGGGCGGCACGACGCCGACGTCACCCGCAGCGATCCGCCGCGAGGCGTCCAGGACGCCGAGGTACCACGGCACGACGAACGGGACCGTCAGGACCACGGACAGGACGTAGTCGACCAGGAAGGCGGCCACGCGCCGACCGTACGACGCCGTCGTCAGGCTCGGCGCCGAGGGGCCCCGGGATGAGTACCGTGCATTCACCTGTGGAAGTCCTGTCCCTGTTCACCGTCGATGCGACTGACTGCCGGCTGCCGCGCGAGCACCGCACGAGAGCCGGGCACGCCGCGGAATCAGGTTACACGGGCCCCTGTGGATCGCCTCTCGGCGGTCACGGGTCAGGAAGCGCGGTCGACCAGGGCGTCCGCGAACGACTCGAGAGCCGCCCGGACGGGTCCGTCGGGGAGGCCCGCGACCTGCTCCACGGCCTCGCGCGCCCAGCGCGTCGCCTCGGCGCGCGTCTCCTCGACGACGTCGTGCTGCCGCAGCCGGTCCACGACGTCCGCGAGCACCTCGTCCGAGCTCAGGTCGCCGTCGAGCATCGCGACGAGCTCGGCGTCCTCGTCCGTGCTCTCCCCCGACGCGACGCGGGCGCGCAGCAGGAGGGTCGGCATCGTGGGCACGCCCTCGCGGAGGTCCGTGCCCGGCGTCTTGCCCGTCAGCTCGGACGGCGAGGTCAGGTCGATGACGTCGTCGGCGAGCTGGAACGCCACGCCCACGCGCTCGCCGTACTCGGCGACCATGTCGGCGTACTTCTCGTCCGCCCCCGCGAACCACGCGCCGAAGCGCGCGGACGTCGCGAGGAGCGACGCCGTCTTGTCCGCGAGCACCTGGATGTAGTGCTCGACCGGGTCGTCCCCCTCGCCGGGGCCGACCGACTCGCGCAGCTGGCCGAGGCACAGCCGCTCGAACGTGCGCGCCTGCAGCTCGACGGCCTGCGGCCCGAGGGCCGCGACCGTGAGCGACGCCCGCGCGAACAGCAGGTCGCCCGTGAGGATCGCGACGTTGTTGCCCCACAGCTCGTGCGCCGCCGGCGCACCACGACGCAGCGGCGCCGAGTCCATGACGTCGTCGTGGTACAGCGATGCGAGGTGCGTCAGCTCGACCACGACCGCGGCGTCGAGCACCTCGGTCGCGTCCGCCTCCCCCAGCTCGGCGCACAGCAGCGTCAGCAGCGGGCGGAGCCGCTTGCCGCCGGCGCTCATCAGGTGCCGCGACGTGGCGTCGGCGAGCGTGTCGGCGTGGCGGGCAGCGTCGTGCAGGCGCTCCTCGACCGAGGCGAGACGGGTGGCGAGGCGCTGAGCGAGGGCGTCGTCGGGAACGGGGAAGCCGACTGCGCCGCGAGCGTCGTGGGAACGGGTCACGGTATGAACTTAGCCGCCTCGGCGACCAGATCGAGAACCGGGCCCGGGAAGACGCCGAGGACGACCGTCGCGATCGCGCACAGCGCGATCGACACCCGGCTGCCCAGCGAGCCCTTGAGGACCGTGACGCCGCCGCTCGTGCGGACCGGGGCGGTCGCGAGCTGCAGGCCCACGCCCGCCTCGCGGCCCTCGCCCGCGTCGGCCGCGACGGGCTCGGCCGCAGCCGCGCCCTCGACGACGAGCTCCGTCGTCTCGACCGGCGCCGGGTCCACGAAGAACATCAGCACGATGATGCGGACGTAGAAGAACACCGCGATCGCCGAGCACAGGACGCCGATGAGCGCGAGCCACCACAGGCCCGCGTCGACCGCGACCGAGAACGCGGAGAACTTCCCGATGAAGCCGGCCGTGAGCGGGATGCCCGCGAACGACAGGAGGAACAGCAGGAACGAGCCCGCGAGCCACGGGCTGCGCTTGCCGAGGCCCGTCCACTGCGACAGGTGCGTCGCCTCGCCGAGGACGACGACGCCCTCGCCCGCGCCGGAGGCCGGCGCGGTCTCGCGGACGAGGTGCACGACGGCGAACGCGCCGACCGTCGCGAGGCCGTACGCGAAGAGGTAGAAGAGCACCGCGGGCAGCGGAGCCATGTCG
This genomic window from Flavimobilis soli contains:
- a CDS encoding PP2C family protein-serine/threonine phosphatase; translated protein: MRTLWGSATDQGLVRSINEDSLLAYPPVFLVADGMGGHDAGNVASRVVVDEFTALIGHEYATTEQVHEAIMRAAGRMREALGDRTGGTTVAGAALTVIDDGEYWLVFNVGDSRVYRLGEGGLEQISVDHSVVQELLDSGEIDSQTARNHPERHVITRAVGTGSMPEPDYWLLPVSTADRFLLCSDGLTTELTDATIEHGLRSFDDPQVAADWLVGAAVESGGRDNVTVVVVDVVALAGGLPAEDATITRGRVEDADRRPLHGPDGAAWDEELHGSTVPRGDEGGSR
- a CDS encoding RDD family protein, whose product is MNARYSSRGPSAPSLTTASYGRRVAAFLVDYVLSVVLTVPFVVPWYLGVLDASRRIAAGDVGVVPPAPPATVGLGLFLALLLGLVQWRLAGTRGYTIGKRLLGIRVLDELTAQPIGMGRYLLRQVVLAATGAVVVGYLSPLFDSSGRLRGWHDRAASSAVTEAPADEPGRRAERVARGTVDPAPTSAVPFAVPGAPSAPAPSPAAPGPVPAAPVPQPAAAQAPVPAPPAARSGVPPLPAYLGEPDAATAAQRVVPAHPVPPVPQPPVAPPVPAAQAAPVPQPSPVPQPGLAQQPSPVPPPPAGSNPVPVVPSPVVPPPPGPVAHAQHPVPAAPPVPAQPAHAPTAPAQPSAPYGNAPLGSGASASTAPTAVVPQADASGVITAVPQFGQAAARPAPSAPALVLRPDEPSRPVQAQPAPVAPVLAHAATGPIEELDDETEMTRLRTDPPRKRETSAHIPPSALLRISDGTELTITDTVLIGRNPAPASDESIGELVRVQDPGRSVSKTHLLVGVDADGVWVVDRGSTNGTVVTLVDGQQIICAEHQVVRLPEGATVTFGDYSASFVHRND
- a CDS encoding polyprenyl synthetase family protein, which encodes MTRSHDARGAVGFPVPDDALAQRLATRLASVEERLHDAARHADTLADATSRHLMSAGGKRLRPLLTLLCAELGEADATEVLDAAVVVELTHLASLYHDDVMDSAPLRRGAPAAHELWGNNVAILTGDLLFARASLTVAALGPQAVELQARTFERLCLGQLRESVGPGEGDDPVEHYIQVLADKTASLLATSARFGAWFAGADEKYADMVAEYGERVGVAFQLADDVIDLTSPSELTGKTPGTDLREGVPTMPTLLLRARVASGESTDEDAELVAMLDGDLSSDEVLADVVDRLRQHDVVEETRAEATRWAREAVEQVAGLPDGPVRAALESFADALVDRAS